CGTGTGGGGCGCTCAATCGTTCGGTCCAATGGGCAATCTGGCGGTCGACCTCGCGGGGGGCCGTCGATCCGTAGCTTTTAAAGGCGGCGATGGCACGATCGACCCCCAATACGTCGTACAAAGATTCGTCGAGCGGCGGATGCACTTCCTGAAATTCGGCCTGCGTCAGACCGGACAGCGGAACACCGCGCTGCATCGCTGTACGCACCAGTCGACCGACGATGTCGTGGGCGGTACGTTGCGGAACATCCTGTTGTATGAGCCACTCCATGAAGGTTGTCGCGTCGAGATAGCCACGGTCGAGCCCGGCGGAAATGGCTGCGCGATTCAGTTCCGCGCCGGCGACCAGCGGCGCCGCCACTTCGAGGCAGGCGGCCACGGTGTCGAAGGAATCGAATACGGCCTCCTTGTCCTCTTGCAGATCGCGGTTATAGGCCAGCGGCAACCCCTTGATCAGCACCAGCAACCGCGTCGTATTTCCGACCAGGCGGGCGGTCTTGCCGCGGACCAGTTCCAGAACGTCTGGATTGATCTTCTGCGGCATGATTGACGAACCGGTGCAGAAGGCCTGCGGCAGTTTGAGAAAATTGAATTCGCTGGTCGACCACAGGATCCATTCCTCGGCCCAAGTGCTGAGGTGCTCGCCGATCAAGGCCAGCGCGAATGCGAACTCCAGGACGAAGTCGCGGTCGCTCGAGGCATCCAGGCTATTGGCCGCCACGGCTTCGAAGCCGAGTCGAGCTGCCACGTCGTCGCGGTCGATCGGCACGCTGGTGCCGGCCAAGGCCGCGGTGCCGAGGGTCAAGACATTCGTGCGGCGGCGGCAATCGGCCAAACGGTCGCGATCGCGGGCAAACTTCTCGCAGTACGCTAGCCAATAGTGGGCAGCCAAGACGGGCTGGGCTCGCTGCGTATGGGTGTAGCCAGGCAAGACGCAATCGCGGTCGGCGCCGCAGCGGCCGAGAAACGCCCGTTGCAGGTCCGCCAGTCGCGCATCAATTATGTCGATTCCGTCACGTACCCACAGACGCAGATCGGTCGAGACCTGGTCGTTGCGGCTGCGTCCGGTGTGCAGCTTGCGGCCGGTGTCGCCGAGTCGGTCGACTAGCGCCCGCTCGATGTGCATGTGGACGTCTTCGAGCTCGACACGGAACTCGAACTGCCCCTGCTCAATCTCGTGGCGAACCTGTTCCAACGCCTGCACAATTTGCTGGCATTCCGAGTTCGAGATCACTGCTACCTTAGCCAGCATTTGGGCGTGAGCGATCGAGGCGCGAATGTCTTGCGCATAGAGTCGCCGATCGAAGCTCACGCTTTCCGTGAACTTCTCGACACGCCGATCCGTCGCGTCGGCAAAGACACCACCCCACGGCTTTTGCGCCACAGTTCCCACGTTTGCAAACTCAGCGTGAAGGCCAGAAAAACGCACCAAAACATTCACTGTAAACGGCTTACGGAAAAGTGTCAACGAGCCTCAGGCAGGCAATGCTGCAAATCTAGGCAGGCCAATGTGACAGGGGGCAAAGCCTTGCTAGCAGCAGTTCGCAGTGGGAGCCCGTTTCTCGGGGACGTACGGAAGGGTTGACTGCCAATACATTGATGGACTATGCATATACCTAGACAGCGGATGTATGGAGCCTGCAATGGAAAACAAACTGATCACCGGCACCGTCGAGATGTTGATGTTAGAAGTGATCTCGAATGGCCGGTCGTACGGTTACGAGATCGTGCAAACGGTGCTCTCGCGCTCGGGAGGCCGATTCGAGCTCAAGGAGGGTAGCCTCTATCCGGCGCTCCATCGCCTGGAGCGACAGAAGCTGCTCAGCGCGTCGTGGGCGGAGTTCGAAGGGCGGCGGCGGAAGTACTACGATATCACGCCTGCCGGGCGCAGCTGGCTGGTGGCGCGCCGGCAGGATTGGCAAGCGTTTGCGTCAGGCGTTAACGGCGTGCTGGGACTGGAGCGCGGAGTTCAACCAGCCTGACAGGGCCCGATGAGACCGGGACGTTTCGGGGTACTAACGCGTGACGGATCCATTCGAAGTTACGACCGGGCTTCCGGCGCCGCGGAATGACGAGCCGCCGGGATTACGCCAGGATATCGCGGATGAGTTGGCTGATCATTTGCAGTGTGCAATGGATCGGGAACGACTGCTGAACGAATCGGCTGCAGATCGTGAGAAGGTAACATTGCATGCGACCCTTGCGCGATTTGGCGACCCGGCCGCGGTCGCGCGCGGCCTATGGCGGGATGCGATGAAGGAGAAAATCATGGCACAGCGGCTCATGTCCGTCATGGTGGTCGTGGCCAGCGCGGCATGCGTGATGTGTGCAGCATTCATGTGGCAGTTGGTGCAATCCAACCGCGAGTCACAACAGAGCCTGCTGGCCGCCCAGCGTGAAATGCTGGCCGCGGCGATCGCTAAGCTCCAGCAATCGGCGGTCGCTGCAGGACCAAGCGAATCGGAACTATGGCAGCTGCTGCGCGTGAAGGTTGTTGATCCCGAGGGCCAGGCAGTTGCCGCCACTGCCACTTGCAGCGGAAAGTCTTTCGGCTCGGGCAACGATATCCACCAACGTGAAGCCACTGATGCCCAAGGCATCGCGGATTTTGGTCGCTTGCCGACCGGCCAATACACCATCTCAGTGCATGTCGACAGCAGCCACGAATTCAGTAGTGGCACAAGTATTATCCTCGGTCCCGGCCGGCCCAGCGAGCTAACAATCAAATGTCCGCTTGAACTGCCTGACCCGGTGGCCGTTCATTTTGCGATATCCCCCCCGGCGAAGCTTGAAACGCAACCGCTGTATTACGTGATCTGGCTCTCACCACGCGGTCGCTCGTTCGCCGGCCAATCTTGGCACTCAGACAATGAGGGTCAAAACAGCGGCGATCGATACGTACTGCTGGACAGTGCCGGCAAAGTACTTGGCGAGCTCTCAACCGATGAAGCGATCCGCCGCGTTTCGTCCGGAGGGGGAGTTGCACTATGCAATGCCGAAGCGATTCCGGCCGATTTAATGCTGCGACCTTGCGCCGGATTTGTTCCGCGCACCTACCAAATTATGTCATTGGCGGCTTACGTCCCGGCAGACGACGCCGAAGTGGAGCACGGCAGTCGTCCAACACTCAAGCTGACAAACTGGCAAGTGCCGTCGCAATCCGTGAACGTCGAAGCGAAGGCCAGCGACAGTGCCGTCTCCGAAGTCATAAAGATCGACTTCGCTAACGCCGATTTTTGGGATGCGATCGAGGAGAAGGTAAAATCCGACGCGCCGTCTACCCCCCCCACTGCCACGGTGCCTGATAGTTGAGTCCCAGGTTTACGATCCGTGACAAGAGCTTTTCGTACGACACGCCAGACTTCTCGGCGGACTCGGCGAAGTCCTCGCCGTATTCCAGGTTCGGATTAGGATTGGCCTCGAGCACATAGACCTTTCCCTCGGCAGTTAGCCTTAGATCCATCCGCGCATAGCCGCTCAGGCTGAGCGTGCGGTAGACCCGTTTGCATAAGTGGGCGATCTGACTGTCCACGGCTGGATCGAGATTCTCGGCCGGCCCCGTCTCGATACCGTGCTTCTTCTGGTAGTCGTGATCCCACTTTACCTTTTCGGTGGCAATCCGCACGGTGTCCTCAGGCATGTTGCGGAAGAACATTTCCCAGGTGGGAAACGTCTCGAGCCGCTGATTGCCGATGACGCCCACGTATAGCTCGCGCCCCTCGATGTATTCCTCGGCGATGGCGTCTGTGGCGGTCTGTTGATGGATGAATTGCACCCGCTCGGTGAGCTTCTCGTCGCTATGGACGACGGACGCCTGCGCGATGCCGACCGAGCCCTCTTCGCTGACGGATTTTACCAACAGTGGAAACTTCAACCGTTTGGGACGTTTGACGACCTTGCCCATGGGGAACACGGCAAAGTCGGGCACACGAATGCGGTGATACGAGAGAATCTTCTTGGTCAGCGCCTTGTCGTGGGCCAGCAGCAATCCGCGTGGATTACAGCCCGTGTACGGCTTGCGCATCAGTTCCAGATAGCCGACGACATGCTGGTCGTACACGGCCACGCCGTGAAACTCTTCGAGCAGATTGAAGGTGACGTCCGGATTCCATTGAGTGATCGCCTCGCGCAGCACGCCGAGATCGCTGCTGAGGCCCAGCGGCCGCACTTCGTGCCCCAAGTTCTGCAGCCCGGCCGAGACATCGTACTCGCTCTTGTAGGGAGCGACTTCCTTGGCGCTGAGTCCCTCGATGCTCTCAGGCGGCACGAGGTCTTCATGCATCAGCACTAAGACGCGCGGTTTCTTCATAGTGCCAGCCGGTGGTGACCCGCGTGGAGATAGTTCATGGTATGTACGGTCAGCAAAACCAGCGCATCGCGCTTGGTCTGCTGATCGGAACGGTGTACCCGCAGTTTTAGCTCGCGACAGCGAGCGATCATCTCCTGCAAAACCTGGTCGATCGTGTACTGGTGGGCCCCCGTCCAGTGCGAGACTAGTTCGCGTAGGTCGGGCCGCAGCCGGC
Above is a window of Pirellulales bacterium DNA encoding:
- a CDS encoding carboxypeptidase-like regulatory domain-containing protein, producing the protein MTDPFEVTTGLPAPRNDEPPGLRQDIADELADHLQCAMDRERLLNESAADREKVTLHATLARFGDPAAVARGLWRDAMKEKIMAQRLMSVMVVVASAACVMCAAFMWQLVQSNRESQQSLLAAQREMLAAAIAKLQQSAVAAGPSESELWQLLRVKVVDPEGQAVAATATCSGKSFGSGNDIHQREATDAQGIADFGRLPTGQYTISVHVDSSHEFSSGTSIILGPGRPSELTIKCPLELPDPVAVHFAISPPAKLETQPLYYVIWLSPRGRSFAGQSWHSDNEGQNSGDRYVLLDSAGKVLGELSTDEAIRRVSSGGGVALCNAEAIPADLMLRPCAGFVPRTYQIMSLAAYVPADDAEVEHGSRPTLKLTNWQVPSQSVNVEAKASDSAVSEVIKIDFANADFWDAIEEKVKSDAPSTPPTATVPDS
- the argH gene encoding argininosuccinate lyase; its protein translation is MAQKPWGGVFADATDRRVEKFTESVSFDRRLYAQDIRASIAHAQMLAKVAVISNSECQQIVQALEQVRHEIEQGQFEFRVELEDVHMHIERALVDRLGDTGRKLHTGRSRNDQVSTDLRLWVRDGIDIIDARLADLQRAFLGRCGADRDCVLPGYTHTQRAQPVLAAHYWLAYCEKFARDRDRLADCRRRTNVLTLGTAALAGTSVPIDRDDVAARLGFEAVAANSLDASSDRDFVLEFAFALALIGEHLSTWAEEWILWSTSEFNFLKLPQAFCTGSSIMPQKINPDVLELVRGKTARLVGNTTRLLVLIKGLPLAYNRDLQEDKEAVFDSFDTVAACLEVAAPLVAGAELNRAAISAGLDRGYLDATTFMEWLIQQDVPQRTAHDIVGRLVRTAMQRGVPLSGLTQAEFQEVHPPLDESLYDVLGVDRAIAAFKSYGSTAPREVDRQIAHWTERLSAPHADQKP
- a CDS encoding helix-turn-helix transcriptional regulator; the encoded protein is MENKLITGTVEMLMLEVISNGRSYGYEIVQTVLSRSGGRFELKEGSLYPALHRLERQKLLSASWAEFEGRRRKYYDITPAGRSWLVARRQDWQAFASGVNGVLGLERGVQPA
- a CDS encoding ATP-grasp domain-containing protein; translated protein: MKKPRVLVLMHEDLVPPESIEGLSAKEVAPYKSEYDVSAGLQNLGHEVRPLGLSSDLGVLREAITQWNPDVTFNLLEEFHGVAVYDQHVVGYLELMRKPYTGCNPRGLLLAHDKALTKKILSYHRIRVPDFAVFPMGKVVKRPKRLKFPLLVKSVSEEGSVGIAQASVVHSDEKLTERVQFIHQQTATDAIAEEYIEGRELYVGVIGNQRLETFPTWEMFFRNMPEDTVRIATEKVKWDHDYQKKHGIETGPAENLDPAVDSQIAHLCKRVYRTLSLSGYARMDLRLTAEGKVYVLEANPNPNLEYGEDFAESAEKSGVSYEKLLSRIVNLGLNYQAPWQWGG